One stretch of Thermococcus sp. MAR1 DNA includes these proteins:
- a CDS encoding metal-dependent hydrolase — MMWYTHVVFGVLFYLTAVLFGAPMNPLDIGIAAFGALMPDIDHPKSYISTKLPGGNVMPRFVEHRGVTHTVEAALLMTALVGGLAYWITNSYWPAVAFFIGYVSHLFADTLTVSGIKWSRFSSFHPRGKIRTGTRGEGVVLTGVTFLTVMLFAYIVIPEETSKNLGWVVLVAFIATFAIIGKKLKRLK; from the coding sequence ATGATGTGGTACACGCACGTGGTTTTCGGGGTTCTGTTCTACCTGACGGCGGTTCTCTTTGGAGCCCCCATGAACCCTCTGGACATCGGTATAGCCGCCTTCGGGGCCCTGATGCCGGACATAGACCACCCCAAGTCGTACATATCGACAAAGCTGCCCGGCGGGAACGTCATGCCCCGGTTCGTGGAGCACAGGGGTGTTACACACACGGTGGAGGCGGCCCTTTTAATGACGGCCCTCGTTGGCGGTTTAGCATACTGGATAACCAACAGCTACTGGCCGGCGGTGGCGTTCTTCATCGGCTACGTCTCGCACCTCTTCGCGGATACGCTGACGGTTTCGGGCATCAAGTGGAGCCGCTTCTCAAGCTTTCACCCAAGGGGGAAGATAAGGACTGGAACGAGGGGAGAAGGGGTCGTCCTTACTGGAGTGACGTTCCTCACGGTTATGCTCTTCGCCTATATCGTCATTCCAGAGGAAACGAGCAAGAACCTCGGCTGGGTCGTGCTTGTGGCGTTCATAGCAACCTTCGCGATAATAGGAAAGAAGCTGAAGAGATTGAAGTGA
- the pyrI gene encoding aspartate carbamoyltransferase regulatory subunit, translating into MAELKVTAIREGTVIDHIPAGKGLKVIEILRLNRPNGGVLLLASNVHSGKLGRKDIVKIEGKFLSEEEVNKIALIAPTATVNIVRDYKVAEKFKVEVPGEITGILRCANPNCVSNHEYTVSKFYVVSREPLKVRCHYCERTMEEEEILGNL; encoded by the coding sequence ATGGCCGAGCTCAAGGTTACCGCGATTAGAGAGGGAACCGTCATAGACCACATCCCGGCCGGGAAGGGGCTGAAGGTCATCGAGATACTCCGCCTAAACAGGCCGAACGGCGGCGTTCTGCTTCTCGCCTCGAACGTCCACAGCGGGAAGCTCGGAAGGAAGGACATCGTCAAGATTGAGGGTAAGTTCCTGAGCGAGGAGGAGGTCAACAAGATAGCACTAATAGCGCCAACCGCCACCGTCAACATAGTGCGGGACTACAAAGTGGCCGAGAAGTTCAAGGTAGAGGTTCCGGGCGAGATAACAGGAATCCTCCGCTGTGCCAACCCAAACTGCGTCAGCAACCACGAGTACACTGTCTCAAAGTTCTACGTTGTCTCAAGGGAGCCCCTTAAGGTGCGCTGCCACTACTGCGAGAGGACGATGGAAGAGGAGGAGATACTCGGGAACCTCTGA
- the pyrB gene encoding aspartate carbamoyltransferase: MDWKGRDVISVRDFSKEDIEFVLNVAERLETELNEKGALDYAKGKILATLFFEPSTRTRLSFESAMHRLGGSVIGFSSAASTSVKKGESLADTIKTVEQYSDVIVLRHPMEGAARLAAEVADIPVINAGDGSNQHPTQTLLDLYTIKRAFGRIDGLTIGLLGDLKYGRTVHSLAEALAFYDVELYLISPELLRMPKHIIEELREKGVRIHETTDLEGTIPKLDVLYVTRIQRERFPDEQEYLKVKGSYQVNCAVLKRAREGLRIMHPLPRVDEIHPEVDKTSHALYFRQVFSGVPVRMALLGLTLGVLEGV; this comes from the coding sequence ATGGACTGGAAAGGACGGGACGTGATAAGCGTTAGGGATTTCTCCAAAGAGGACATCGAGTTCGTTTTGAACGTTGCCGAAAGGCTTGAAACGGAACTCAATGAGAAGGGCGCACTCGACTACGCAAAGGGGAAGATACTCGCGACGCTATTCTTTGAACCATCAACGAGAACCCGCTTGAGCTTTGAGAGCGCCATGCACCGCCTCGGCGGCTCGGTAATTGGGTTCTCCTCCGCCGCAAGCACTAGCGTCAAGAAGGGCGAGAGCCTGGCAGACACTATAAAGACGGTCGAGCAGTACAGCGACGTCATCGTGCTAAGACATCCAATGGAAGGGGCGGCGAGGCTGGCCGCGGAGGTAGCTGATATACCAGTCATCAACGCCGGCGATGGCAGCAACCAGCACCCGACTCAAACTCTACTCGACCTCTACACGATAAAGCGCGCCTTCGGGAGGATCGACGGCCTGACCATAGGCCTGCTCGGTGACCTCAAGTACGGGAGAACCGTTCACAGTTTAGCCGAGGCTCTGGCCTTCTACGACGTCGAGCTCTACCTGATTTCGCCGGAGCTTTTGAGGATGCCCAAGCACATCATAGAGGAGCTCCGGGAGAAGGGAGTTAGAATCCACGAGACGACCGACCTGGAGGGAACAATTCCTAAGCTCGACGTTCTCTACGTCACGAGAATCCAGCGCGAGCGCTTCCCGGACGAGCAGGAGTACCTTAAGGTGAAGGGGAGCTACCAGGTCAACTGCGCGGTTCTAAAGAGGGCTAGGGAAGGCCTCAGGATAATGCACCCGCTCCCGAGGGTCGATGAGATACACCCGGAGGTAGATAAAACCTCGCACGCGCTCTACTTCAGGCAGGTCTTCTCCGGGGTTCCAGTGAGAATGGCTCTCTTGGGGCTCACACTTGGCGTTCTGGAGGGGGTTTAA
- the glmM gene encoding phosphoglucosamine mutase, with product MGKYFGTSGIREVVNEKLTPELALSVGRALGTYLETGTVVVGMDTRTSGEMLKRALISGLLSVGIDVIDIGLAPTPLTGFAIKLYGAEAGVTITASHNPPQYNGIKVWQANGMAYTPEMEDKLEAILESGNFKKAPWNELGTLRKADPREEYIGKALEMVHLDNPYTVVIDSGNGAGSILSPYLQRELGNKVISLNSHPSGFFVRELEPNAKSLSMLAKTVKAIKADVGIAHDGDADRIGVVDDEGNFVEYEVMLSLIAGYMLRKFGKGKIVTTVDAGFALDDYVRPLGGEVIRTRVGDVAVAEELAKHGGVFGGEPSGTWIMPGWNLTPDGIFAGALVLEMIDKLGPLGELAKEVPRYVTLRAKIPCPNEKKAKAMEIIAKEALQSFDYERLIDIDGVRIENSDWWILFRPSGTEPIMRITLEAHTEEKARELMEKAERLVKGAIARA from the coding sequence ATGGGGAAATACTTCGGAACCAGCGGTATTCGAGAGGTCGTCAACGAAAAGCTGACCCCCGAGCTTGCCCTCAGTGTTGGCAGGGCTCTGGGAACTTACCTCGAAACCGGGACGGTTGTAGTTGGCATGGACACAAGGACGAGCGGCGAGATGCTGAAGAGGGCTTTAATAAGCGGGCTTCTATCGGTGGGAATAGACGTTATAGACATCGGTTTGGCCCCAACGCCCCTGACAGGCTTCGCCATCAAGCTCTACGGGGCAGAGGCGGGCGTTACGATAACGGCCAGCCACAACCCCCCTCAATACAACGGAATAAAGGTGTGGCAGGCCAACGGGATGGCATATACTCCAGAAATGGAGGACAAACTTGAGGCCATTCTCGAATCCGGGAACTTCAAAAAAGCTCCATGGAATGAACTTGGAACGCTCAGAAAGGCAGACCCGAGGGAGGAGTACATAGGGAAAGCCCTTGAGATGGTTCACCTCGATAACCCCTACACCGTCGTCATTGACTCCGGCAACGGCGCCGGGAGTATCCTTTCCCCATACCTCCAGCGTGAGCTCGGAAATAAGGTTATCTCGCTCAACTCCCACCCGAGCGGCTTCTTTGTCAGGGAGCTTGAGCCGAACGCTAAAAGTCTCTCGATGCTGGCGAAGACCGTCAAGGCCATAAAGGCCGACGTTGGGATAGCGCACGACGGCGACGCCGACAGGATTGGAGTAGTCGATGACGAGGGAAACTTCGTGGAGTACGAGGTCATGCTCTCGCTTATAGCCGGCTACATGTTGAGGAAGTTCGGGAAGGGCAAGATTGTGACGACGGTCGATGCGGGCTTTGCCCTCGACGACTACGTCAGACCACTTGGTGGGGAGGTCATCAGAACGCGCGTGGGTGACGTTGCCGTCGCGGAGGAGCTGGCAAAGCACGGCGGCGTCTTCGGCGGCGAGCCGAGCGGGACCTGGATAATGCCCGGGTGGAACCTGACTCCCGATGGCATCTTCGCCGGGGCTTTGGTCCTTGAGATGATCGACAAACTCGGCCCGCTGGGCGAGCTGGCAAAGGAGGTTCCGCGCTACGTGACCCTGAGGGCAAAGATACCCTGCCCCAACGAGAAGAAAGCTAAAGCGATGGAGATTATAGCTAAGGAGGCCCTCCAGAGCTTCGACTACGAGAGGCTCATAGACATAGACGGCGTCAGGATTGAGAACTCTGACTGGTGGATCCTCTTCCGTCCGAGCGGAACCGAGCCGATAATGCGCATAACTCTGGAGGCCCACACCGAGGAGAAAGCAAGGGAACTGATGGAGAAGGCTGAGAGGCTGGTGAAGGGAGCAATAGCGAGGGCCTGA
- a CDS encoding thiamine-phosphate synthase family protein: MRTPSVYVAEELMPFLRAKIAERLYREGMKQSQIAEYLGITQAMVSKYLSGRYKVPPEDVVQRLEDIANEVSKFILFGGRREDAVLLVARRLFELFQSGFLCRFYAEYAGVGEDSCRSLFSVTQGRREILEVLNMALSELIKNERFPELIPEVRSNFAYSLPSPRSIEDVAAIPGRITAVKGKAFALPPEFGASEFIARILLRLAGIRPEVRSVLNIRYGRDIESALTEAGFKIGKVKTGGLSEEEAVRAIADVFRQDAYDAVVDVGGLGVEPLVYIFGETPFDVVEKLKRLVGSL, translated from the coding sequence ATGAGGACGCCCAGCGTTTACGTGGCCGAGGAGCTGATGCCGTTTCTGAGAGCCAAGATAGCCGAGAGGCTCTACCGAGAGGGCATGAAGCAGTCCCAGATAGCCGAGTACCTCGGCATAACCCAGGCGATGGTCAGCAAGTACCTCTCAGGCAGGTACAAGGTTCCTCCCGAGGATGTGGTCCAGAGGCTGGAGGATATTGCCAACGAGGTGTCCAAGTTCATTCTCTTCGGGGGACGCCGTGAGGATGCCGTCCTTCTCGTGGCGAGGAGACTCTTCGAACTTTTCCAGAGCGGCTTCCTGTGCAGGTTTTACGCTGAATATGCTGGAGTGGGCGAGGACTCGTGCAGGTCGCTCTTCTCTGTAACACAGGGAAGGAGGGAAATACTTGAGGTTCTGAACATGGCTCTCAGCGAACTGATCAAAAACGAGAGGTTCCCGGAGCTCATCCCAGAGGTCAGGAGCAACTTTGCGTACTCCCTCCCATCCCCGCGGAGCATCGAGGACGTTGCGGCGATTCCTGGGAGGATAACGGCCGTCAAGGGAAAGGCCTTTGCTCTGCCGCCGGAGTTCGGTGCCAGTGAGTTCATTGCCAGAATACTCCTCAGGCTCGCAGGTATCAGACCCGAGGTACGGAGCGTTCTCAACATCAGGTACGGCCGCGACATAGAATCCGCCCTGACTGAGGCCGGGTTCAAGATTGGGAAGGTTAAAACCGGTGGACTGAGCGAAGAGGAGGCCGTGAGGGCTATAGCCGACGTCTTCAGGCAGGATGCCTACGACGCAGTCGTTGACGTGGGCGGCCTTGGGGTCGAACCGCTGGTCTATATATTCGGCGAGACGCCTTTCGACGTCGTTGAGAAGCTCAAAAGGCTGGTGGGGAGCCTTTGA
- a CDS encoding VanZ family protein yields MRRFLFLYLLLLLFLNLTPRVPSSPVANGDKLAHLFEFAILGFLGWRLWTYMLPLPVLLEFLQLFVPGRTFSFADIGANLIGFTLGLIAGWLHEGSHEGTEVSNEGGD; encoded by the coding sequence TTGAGGAGATTTCTCTTCCTCTACCTGCTCCTTCTTCTGTTTCTGAACCTGACGCCGAGGGTTCCGTCATCGCCCGTAGCCAACGGGGATAAGCTGGCTCATCTATTTGAATTCGCGATCCTGGGCTTTCTCGGATGGCGTTTGTGGACCTACATGCTCCCGTTGCCGGTTCTCCTGGAGTTTCTTCAGCTCTTCGTTCCGGGGAGAACGTTCTCCTTCGCTGACATAGGCGCAAACCTAATAGGCTTCACCCTTGGACTCATTGCGGGGTGGTTGCATGAAGGTTCTCACGAGGGAACTGAGGTTTCAAACGAAGGGGGAGATTGA
- a CDS encoding AAA family ATPase, with the protein MIVGVVGKIAAGKTTVAKFFEEKSFCRVSCSDPLIDLLTHNVSEYSWIPELPEKAEPTRDKLIEFGKRLKETYGEDILIRLAVDKMRHCEKVVIDGVRSEGEIKAVKRLGGKVIYVEARPEIRFERLMRRKASKDKSIKSFADFKEMDDAEERLYKTSELKGLADYVIVNEGTLEELREKVEGIIGEITGKV; encoded by the coding sequence ATGATAGTCGGTGTCGTTGGAAAGATAGCCGCCGGAAAGACGACGGTTGCAAAGTTCTTCGAGGAGAAGAGCTTTTGCAGGGTTTCCTGCAGCGACCCGCTGATAGACCTGCTCACCCACAACGTCTCGGAATACTCGTGGATTCCGGAGCTGCCGGAGAAGGCCGAGCCCACCAGAGACAAGCTCATAGAGTTCGGGAAGCGCCTCAAGGAGACCTACGGCGAGGACATACTCATAAGGCTCGCCGTGGACAAGATGAGGCACTGCGAAAAGGTAGTCATAGACGGCGTCCGCTCCGAAGGTGAGATAAAGGCAGTGAAGAGGCTCGGAGGGAAGGTCATCTACGTCGAGGCGAGGCCAGAAATAAGGTTCGAGCGCCTGATGAGGAGGAAGGCCAGCAAAGACAAGAGCATAAAGAGCTTCGCTGACTTCAAGGAGATGGACGACGCCGAGGAGCGCTTATATAAAACGAGCGAGCTGAAAGGCTTAGCTGACTACGTGATAGTCAACGAGGGGACCTTAGAAGAGCTGAGGGAGAAGGTCGAGGGGATAATTGGGGAAATCACAGGGAAGGTTTAA
- a CDS encoding MoxR family ATPase: protein MMEIEEASKKLEEVVERISTVYIGNEEVIRKTLAAALVNGNVLFEDYPGLGKTLLAKAFGKVLGLKYTRVQFTPDLLPADILGTKVWRQNLGTFELIKGPIFTHVLLADEINRAPPKTQSALLEAMEEKQVTIEGETFTLERPFFVIATQNPIEFEGTYPLPEAQLDRFLLRLRVGYPKSLEDEVAILEARLSWGKDDPTVDMRALIDRETFVEMQDLVERGVFISRDLLKYIAELIRNARADERVEAGPSPRGGIALMKVAKANALLDGRDFVLPDDVKAYAVDALAHRVVVKPEYAFEGINGEEIVREALEKTPVPKEAGER, encoded by the coding sequence ATGATGGAGATTGAGGAAGCCTCCAAGAAGCTTGAAGAGGTTGTAGAGAGGATTTCAACCGTCTACATCGGCAACGAGGAAGTCATTAGGAAGACTTTGGCTGCGGCGTTGGTGAATGGGAATGTCCTCTTCGAGGATTATCCTGGTTTAGGCAAGACGCTCTTAGCCAAAGCCTTCGGAAAAGTCCTCGGCTTGAAGTACACGCGCGTCCAATTCACCCCAGACTTGCTTCCAGCCGACATTCTGGGCACCAAAGTCTGGCGCCAAAACCTCGGAACCTTCGAGTTAATCAAAGGCCCAATCTTCACGCACGTTCTATTAGCGGATGAAATCAACCGGGCTCCCCCAAAAACTCAGTCTGCTCTACTCGAAGCCATGGAGGAGAAGCAGGTAACCATCGAGGGGGAGACTTTTACTTTGGAGAGGCCGTTCTTCGTCATTGCCACCCAAAACCCCATCGAGTTCGAGGGGACTTATCCTTTGCCAGAGGCTCAGCTCGACCGCTTTCTCTTAAGGCTCCGCGTGGGTTATCCGAAATCGCTTGAGGATGAGGTGGCCATCCTTGAGGCGCGCTTGAGCTGGGGGAAGGATGATCCGACGGTTGACATGAGGGCCTTGATTGATCGAGAGACTTTTGTCGAGATGCAGGATTTGGTCGAGCGGGGGGTTTTCATCAGCCGGGACTTGTTGAAGTACATTGCCGAGTTGATTAGGAATGCCCGCGCTGATGAGAGGGTTGAGGCTGGCCCGAGTCCTCGTGGGGGGATTGCCTTGATGAAGGTGGCTAAGGCGAATGCTTTGCTTGACGGGCGGGATTTTGTTCTGCCGGATGATGTTAAGGCTTACGCGGTGGACGCTTTAGCTCACAGGGTTGTGGTCAAGCCTGAGTACGCTTTTGAAGGCATAAACGGGGAGGAGATTGTTAGGGAAGCCCTAGAAAAAACACCCGTACCGAAAGAGGCGGGGGAGAGATGA
- a CDS encoding PIN domain-containing protein, which yields MEITPDPKDAPYVALALAFNVPLATGDKALREGLKGSEVQILTSRNLAKIVLGD from the coding sequence ATGGAAATAACGCCCGACCCAAAAGACGCCCCATACGTAGCGCTGGCTTTAGCTTTCAACGTTCCCCTCGCAACGGGAGACAAGGCCCTGAGGGAAGGACTAAAAGGGAGTGAAGTTCAAATACTCACATCACGCAACCTCGCAAAAATAGTGCTGGGTGATTAA
- a CDS encoding BtpA/SgcQ family protein, with translation MEFERKPLIGMVHLKPLPGSYLYGGNFEGVIDSALRDAKTLEKAGFDAIMVENFGDVPFPKYVDKTTVAAFTAVAKAIRDEVDLPLGINVLRNDGLAAYSIAYVVKADFIRVNVLSGVAYTDQGVIEGIAYELAKLRKLLPSKIKVFADVHVKHAVHFFDFEDAIRDTVERGLADAIVVSGRATGKPVEVEKLALAKKISPVPVVVGSGTSYDNLPELWKYADGFIVGTWIKRDGNVENEVSLERAKKLVELAKKLRGNGL, from the coding sequence ATGGAGTTTGAGAGGAAGCCCCTCATAGGAATGGTCCACCTCAAGCCCCTCCCCGGTTCTTATCTCTACGGTGGGAACTTTGAGGGGGTTATTGATTCTGCCCTGAGGGACGCAAAAACGCTGGAAAAAGCAGGTTTCGATGCTATCATGGTCGAGAACTTCGGTGACGTTCCGTTCCCGAAGTACGTGGACAAAACCACAGTTGCGGCATTCACAGCCGTCGCCAAGGCAATCCGCGACGAGGTTGACCTTCCCCTCGGTATAAACGTCCTGAGGAACGATGGCCTTGCCGCTTATTCCATAGCCTATGTCGTGAAGGCGGATTTCATAAGGGTGAACGTGCTGAGTGGCGTTGCATACACCGACCAGGGGGTTATAGAGGGCATCGCCTATGAGCTTGCTAAGCTGAGAAAGCTCCTCCCGAGCAAAATAAAGGTCTTCGCAGATGTTCACGTCAAGCACGCGGTACACTTCTTCGACTTCGAGGACGCGATAAGGGACACCGTCGAGCGAGGGCTTGCCGATGCAATCGTCGTCAGCGGCAGGGCGACGGGAAAGCCGGTAGAGGTTGAAAAGCTCGCTCTCGCGAAGAAAATCTCCCCGGTGCCAGTGGTGGTGGGTTCTGGAACGAGCTATGACAACCTCCCTGAGCTCTGGAAATACGCCGACGGCTTCATAGTTGGCACGTGGATAAAGCGCGATGGAAACGTTGAAAACGAAGTCTCCCTAGAAAGGGCCAAAAAACTCGTTGAACTTGCGAAAAAACTTCGGGGAAATGGCCTTTAA
- a CDS encoding PIN domain-containing protein — MEVVLDFNLVFSALHSRGKVHLIFAWNYVVRKVDFLVPEFFWEEIEGKWKKIINLTKLTEDELFEILEIIKSQTVTVPKEEVNP, encoded by the coding sequence ATGGAAGTCGTCCTAGATTTCAACCTCGTCTTCTCGGCCCTTCACAGCAGGGGCAAAGTTCATCTGATTTTCGCCTGGAACTACGTTGTTAGAAAGGTTGATTTTCTCGTTCCAGAGTTCTTCTGGGAGGAGATTGAAGGAAAGTGGAAGAAGATTATCAACCTCACGAAACTCACCGAAGACGAGCTCTTTGAGATACTCGAGATTATCAAAAGCCAAACTGTAACGGTTCCCAAGGAAGAGGTGAACCCATAA
- a CDS encoding transglutaminase domain-containing protein — translation MARRKYIAFLTFTLISLLIASVVLGPALIEAPPGTKSIEDMLSPKLPPGNETNETGPPAEVPASPHFILLVTGAAHTHYLRLNVYTDYTDGRWLTRNTTRVPSNVLAPPEIKVPHHSESDRITVVSFIPIRGNLFTSLYTTRVDGAGAEAIPEYNLFRTPLNVTTYSFSAVSYTFEWPYLMNLTAGNQTEYLSAPNDTRLVTLARSITTGARSDYEKALDIARYLANNYRLGNATPPAGADRLKWFLFQSKAGGSYDFASAFVVLARLNGLPARLVEGVYIDALPQTQVVTEKNRQFWAEVYFENAGWLVFDPLHPDQNVYVPFELSIRRALLILEPNGTGTLEIRFERVVSESGVRVEVKAPEVGVITLINESGIHNVTIGPFWKPGYYPIIMNASTERGESIVRFAPVLVPGELSTMPNRTAVNLLKSGSEEVEITVYGAGKINLETDSRLVESWFAIETVRNETKLYVRLNAPADYPNGLHVEKLVVMKDRERFNVYLPVIVVERTEVKANVPKTLTAGEFLNLTGKVATVSGERPGRGKAAAFISDGNRTILLGVSNVSNGAFSLPLKIPEYLKPGTFQLEVYYIPPLGYPYLSSSTAKIVKIKGLAKFSLPELILARPGNVTVVGSLIDGAGEPIANATILYYLDGRYIGNATSRTDGRFSLRLEIPGIEQHTLTLEYPGSANYSPATMKATLATVELDVPDRITGELGKPIGISGRVIGIENATLKAYVFPGKTYTINVVNGSFDFTVEPFQTVGERSLEFRQGGRVLKRITFAVVSPVRIELLTKEARGEKTARLKFRVVDSVNDPVGGIYLNVSVDGFAMRVMTNGSGIATLDVPVPEKETNATVTVAFDGSPYYLPASGKFYVIISKKRKIPWLYIGVAVIIGALVARYRLAKRKPEEKRQERILKIIFNNGIPLFQEGETMEISVECDGEPELYVDGKPFGRGRDFKLTLPLGDHRIEARCGDLVETARARILPSYNDAVVEYYERCFLPWAKGVGVDVDELTPREIAETLTDMMYPWEPIDTLTWIFEKAKYSGRRVSRDEFIRFYRSVLEVIGGGCVV, via the coding sequence ATGGCGAGGCGGAAATACATCGCCTTTCTCACATTCACACTGATATCCCTCCTCATCGCCTCTGTTGTCCTTGGGCCAGCCCTCATTGAGGCCCCCCCTGGAACCAAAAGCATCGAGGACATGCTCTCACCGAAGCTCCCGCCCGGAAACGAGACCAACGAAACCGGGCCACCTGCCGAGGTTCCGGCTTCGCCCCACTTCATTCTTCTCGTGACCGGGGCAGCCCACACCCACTACCTCAGGCTCAACGTGTACACCGACTACACCGACGGAAGGTGGCTGACGAGAAACACCACGAGGGTTCCGAGCAACGTCCTCGCCCCTCCCGAGATAAAAGTCCCTCACCACAGCGAAAGTGACAGAATAACAGTTGTCTCGTTCATCCCCATCAGAGGAAACCTGTTCACGTCCCTCTACACGACCCGAGTTGACGGCGCCGGGGCAGAGGCCATTCCCGAGTACAACCTCTTCAGAACCCCCCTGAACGTGACGACTTACTCGTTCTCCGCGGTGAGCTACACCTTTGAGTGGCCGTATCTGATGAACCTCACCGCCGGAAACCAGACTGAGTATCTCTCAGCCCCCAACGACACCCGGCTGGTGACCCTGGCGAGGAGCATAACAACGGGGGCACGCTCGGACTACGAGAAGGCCCTCGATATAGCCAGATACCTCGCCAACAACTACCGGCTCGGAAACGCGACTCCCCCGGCCGGTGCAGACAGACTAAAGTGGTTTCTGTTCCAGTCCAAGGCAGGGGGCTCCTACGACTTCGCCTCGGCATTCGTGGTTCTGGCCAGGCTCAATGGCCTACCCGCGAGGCTCGTTGAGGGAGTTTACATAGATGCACTCCCCCAGACTCAGGTCGTGACCGAAAAAAACAGGCAATTCTGGGCCGAGGTTTACTTCGAGAACGCCGGCTGGCTCGTCTTTGACCCCCTGCATCCTGACCAGAACGTTTACGTCCCCTTCGAGCTGTCAATCAGGAGGGCCCTCCTGATTCTCGAACCGAACGGAACGGGAACCCTGGAGATCAGGTTCGAGCGCGTGGTGAGTGAGAGCGGGGTAAGGGTCGAGGTAAAGGCACCGGAAGTTGGTGTTATTACCCTAATCAACGAATCGGGGATACACAACGTGACGATCGGCCCGTTCTGGAAACCCGGATATTACCCAATAATAATGAACGCCTCGACTGAAAGGGGAGAGAGCATCGTGAGATTCGCCCCGGTTTTGGTTCCGGGCGAGCTTTCGACGATGCCAAACCGGACGGCCGTTAATCTGCTCAAGAGCGGGAGCGAGGAGGTTGAAATCACGGTTTACGGAGCGGGAAAAATCAACCTGGAGACTGATTCACGCCTCGTTGAGTCCTGGTTCGCCATCGAAACGGTAAGGAACGAGACGAAGCTCTACGTCAGGCTCAACGCCCCGGCCGACTACCCAAACGGCCTCCACGTGGAGAAGCTGGTGGTGATGAAGGACAGGGAAAGATTCAACGTTTACCTGCCGGTGATCGTTGTTGAGAGGACGGAGGTGAAAGCCAACGTTCCAAAAACCCTGACCGCGGGGGAGTTCCTTAACTTAACGGGCAAGGTGGCAACAGTGTCGGGCGAAAGACCGGGGAGGGGCAAGGCGGCGGCCTTCATCAGCGACGGGAATAGAACGATCCTCCTCGGGGTTTCCAATGTCTCGAACGGGGCATTTTCACTCCCTCTCAAAATCCCCGAGTACCTGAAACCCGGAACCTTCCAGTTGGAGGTCTACTACATCCCTCCCCTCGGGTATCCGTACCTGTCTTCAAGCACCGCGAAAATAGTTAAAATAAAGGGACTGGCGAAGTTTTCGCTCCCCGAGCTGATTTTAGCCCGGCCTGGAAACGTCACAGTGGTGGGAAGCCTTATCGACGGTGCTGGTGAGCCGATAGCCAACGCCACCATCTTATACTACCTGGACGGAAGGTACATAGGGAACGCAACGAGCAGAACTGACGGCAGGTTCTCCCTGAGGCTGGAGATTCCGGGGATAGAACAGCACACGCTGACCCTTGAGTATCCGGGGAGCGCCAACTATTCCCCTGCAACTATGAAAGCCACACTTGCGACCGTTGAACTCGACGTTCCAGATAGGATAACTGGCGAACTCGGGAAGCCCATCGGAATCAGCGGCAGGGTCATCGGAATTGAAAACGCCACGCTAAAGGCCTACGTCTTCCCGGGCAAGACCTACACCATCAACGTCGTCAACGGAAGCTTCGATTTCACCGTTGAGCCCTTCCAGACCGTCGGTGAGAGGTCCTTGGAGTTCAGACAAGGGGGCAGGGTTCTGAAGCGGATAACCTTTGCGGTTGTCTCCCCCGTGAGGATAGAACTGCTGACGAAGGAGGCGAGGGGCGAAAAAACCGCCCGGCTGAAGTTCCGAGTTGTGGATTCGGTCAACGATCCCGTCGGTGGGATATACCTCAACGTCAGCGTGGACGGCTTTGCGATGCGCGTGATGACCAACGGCTCCGGAATAGCCACCCTCGACGTCCCCGTGCCGGAGAAGGAAACCAACGCAACTGTGACGGTTGCATTCGACGGCTCCCCCTACTACTTGCCCGCCAGCGGAAAGTTCTACGTCATAATATCCAAAAAGCGAAAGATACCCTGGCTCTACATCGGGGTGGCAGTGATAATCGGCGCCCTGGTGGCCAGATACAGACTCGCGAAGAGGAAGCCGGAGGAGAAAAGGCAGGAGAGGATTCTGAAGATAATATTCAACAACGGCATACCCCTGTTCCAGGAGGGCGAGACCATGGAGATAAGCGTGGAGTGCGACGGTGAGCCCGAGCTCTACGTCGACGGGAAACCCTTCGGGAGGGGGCGGGACTTCAAATTAACTCTGCCGCTGGGGGACCACAGGATAGAGGCCAGGTGCGGCGACCTCGTGGAGACTGCCAGAGCCAGGATACTGCCCAGCTACAACGACGCCGTCGTGGAGTACTACGAGAGGTGCTTCCTCCCCTGGGCGAAGGGTGTGGGGGTGGACGTGGACGAACTGACGCCCAGGGAAATAGCGGAGACCCTCACAGACATGATGTACCCGTGGGAGCCCATAGACACCCTTACATGGATATTCGAGAAGGCCAAGTACAGCGGGAGGAGGGTCTCAAGGGACGAGTTCATACGGTTCTACCGCTCGGTGCTCGAGGTGATAGGAGGTGGCTGCGTTGTTTAA